One genomic segment of Coffea arabica cultivar ET-39 chromosome 6e, Coffea Arabica ET-39 HiFi, whole genome shotgun sequence includes these proteins:
- the LOC140009914 gene encoding replication protein A 70 kDa DNA-binding subunit B-like, which yields MHVPQSILDQRTELLVPFKTYHISGAFVSPPIAHTAISQYPFHFIATEDTLIEEIQEAGQPSLPLRFQLHSFSTLAIIADTDQLINVMGIVLHALLVKTITSERKTSIARDYVIADRDMRPFLLTLKNDFEEANGPAIAAAQNDFPVIIAIRMKVTTENYLSRSTQDSTTILIAPIVQQATDLHHWYHHNAPQLAQMVHEHSYANPHILLPPPHYNQIHDIAALLHFKPRTAWIRGVVELDCKPQDLTYIACPNCYHPDNCVDERKIICKYCQANVDLQPRACISIWIMDSTGTLCLTAMASEAKKLVQFSTAELYYLQMENINITQHLQTILHEKILTCYVKPSTSKFRMMRRSAYQMITYYTMDEVHNIDNLNINDLNINH from the exons ATGCATGTTCCTCAGAGCATTCTCGATCAAAGAACTGAACTACTTGTACCGTTTAAAACATACCACATCTCTGGAGCTTTTGTTTCTCCACCAATTGCTCATACTGCCATCAGTCAATatccatttcatttcattgctACTGAAGATACTTTAATCGAAGAAATTCAAGAGGCTGGTCAGCCTTCTCTTCCTCTTCGTTTCCAGCTACATTCTTTCTCTACATTAGCCATAATTGCTGACACTGATCAGCTTATAA ATGTCATGGGAATTGTACTACATGCTTTACTTGTCAAAACTATCACTTCTgagagaaaaacatccattgctcGAGACTATGTCATTGCCGATCGAGA CATGAGACCATTCCTTTTAACTTTGAAGAATGACTTCGAAGAAGCCAATGGTCCTGCAATTGCAGCTGCTCAAAACGATTTTCCAGTCATCATTGCCATAAGAATGAAAGTCACAACAGAAAACT ATCTTAGTCGTTCAACTCAAGATTCGACCACTATTTTGATAGCTCCAATTGTGCAACAAGCAACGGATCTGCATCACTG GTATCATCACAACGCACCTCAGCTAGCACAGATGGTCCATGAACACAGTTATGCTAATCCGCACATCCTTCTTCCTCCCCCTCATTACAATCAAATCCATGACATAGCCGCTCTACTTCACTTC aAACCAAGGACTGCATGGATTAGAGGTGTCGTCGAGCTTGATTGTAAACCTCAAGATTTAACCTACATAGCTTGTCCCAATTGTTATCACCCAGACAACTGTGTCGATGAACGGAAAATAATCTGCAAATACTGCCAAGCTAATGTTGATCTCCAACCCAG GGCTTGCATTTCGATATGGATCATGGATTCAACTGGCACTCTATGTCTTACTGCTATGGCCTCTGAAGCCAAAAAGCTAGTTCAATTTTCAACTGCTGAGCTATACTATTTGCAAATGGAG AATATAAATATAACTCAGCATCTCCAAACAATTCTCCACGAAAAAATCCTTACATGCTACGTCAAACCCTCCACATCAAAGTTCAGAATGATGAGACGCTCAGCTTATCAAATGATCACTTACTACACTATGGATGAAGTTCACAACATTGACAACCTCAACATCAATGATCTCAACATTAATCACTGA